A stretch of the Leptospira kirschneri serovar Cynopteri str. 3522 CT genome encodes the following:
- a CDS encoding PilZ domain-containing protein yields the protein MRAEIGQQKKTTGDIFADKRFYKRFRKNNLVKMVLGKNEILGNLEDMSMIGASISSREEILLGERVKFMSPMFSTAIEADVIRKDLIEEKYKYGLVFHNLSDAAIAEILNKIASAD from the coding sequence ATGAGAGCTGAAATAGGACAACAAAAAAAAACTACAGGTGATATTTTTGCAGATAAGCGTTTTTATAAACGTTTTCGGAAGAATAATTTAGTAAAAATGGTTCTAGGTAAAAATGAGATATTAGGAAATCTCGAAGACATGAGTATGATCGGCGCCTCGATTAGTTCGAGAGAAGAAATCCTTTTGGGTGAACGTGTTAAGTTTATGTCTCCTATGTTTTCTACCGCAATTGAAGCGGATGTGATCCGAAAAGATTTAATTGAAGAGAAGTATAAATACGGACTTGTGTTTCACAATTTATCGGATGCTGCAATCGCTGAAATTTTAAATAAGATCGCTTCTGCCGACTAA
- a CDS encoding MBL fold metallo-hydrolase: MKIKLYGVRGSLPTPLSESEYREKILKILKAAHSEIKRNDKTFSEEEFLNSLDPSLSRTIGGNTTCVFIQAQSGERYIIDCGSGIRQLGNDLLAEGFKPGDTVHILITHTHWDHIQGWMFFKPAYFPGVDIHFYSTIPNLQERFERQQNEEHFPVSLSSMMSKKTFHLLEKNKSIEIGSVKVTPFLLRHPGNCTGFRFEERDKSFLFCTDVEVQEPDLEEFFELKRTFGKTDMLIIDAQYSSEEAEKKVGWGHTSGRVAVRCGEILEVKRLVLTHHEPDHKDEDIFKIFHQESKVSSKMEIILGRENDSFFL; encoded by the coding sequence GTGAAAATAAAATTATACGGCGTAAGGGGTTCACTCCCCACACCACTGAGTGAATCTGAATACAGAGAAAAAATTCTTAAGATTCTGAAGGCAGCACATTCCGAGATCAAACGGAATGACAAAACCTTTTCAGAGGAAGAATTTTTGAATTCCTTAGATCCATCTTTATCCCGAACCATTGGTGGAAATACAACCTGTGTTTTTATACAAGCTCAGTCTGGAGAACGTTATATTATAGATTGTGGATCTGGGATTAGACAATTAGGAAACGATTTACTAGCAGAGGGTTTTAAGCCGGGAGATACGGTTCACATTTTGATCACACATACTCACTGGGATCATATACAAGGTTGGATGTTTTTTAAACCAGCCTACTTTCCTGGAGTAGATATTCATTTTTATTCCACCATTCCCAATCTTCAAGAAAGATTTGAAAGACAACAAAATGAGGAACATTTTCCGGTTTCCTTATCGAGCATGATGTCTAAAAAGACGTTTCATCTTTTGGAAAAAAATAAAAGTATTGAAATCGGTTCCGTAAAGGTAACTCCTTTTCTTCTCAGACATCCAGGAAATTGTACCGGATTTCGATTTGAAGAACGAGATAAGAGTTTCTTGTTTTGTACCGATGTAGAAGTTCAAGAACCTGATCTTGAAGAATTTTTCGAACTCAAGAGGACTTTCGGAAAAACTGATATGTTGATTATAGACGCTCAGTATAGTTCTGAAGAAGCCGAAAAAAAAGTGGGTTGGGGACACACTTCGGGTAGAGTTGCGGTACGTTGTGGAGAAATTTTAGAAGTTAAACGATTGGTGCTGACTCATCATGAACCGGATCATAAGGATGAAGATATTTTTAAAATTTTTCATCAGGAATCGAAAGTTTCTTCTAAAATGGAAATTATTTTAGGACGAGAAAACGATTCGTTTTTTCTCTAA